Proteins from one Deinococcus sp. AB2017081 genomic window:
- a CDS encoding MGDG synthase family glycosyltransferase has translation MHGPLRALILSASFGNGHHQANDAVGRALEATGTPVEAHHTDFLTYLSAAERAITAGTYALWLKHAPGMYRAFYNWTDRENEPSVVTGSFRALGLRGLRRDVQRLRPEVVVSSYPSPTALADAARRQLGQNYLNALVVTDYRIHHHWARPDADVLMVPTAQAREEMIRWRIPEERIEVTGIPIAAAYRALIGADRAALRARHSLWADQPLILISGGGTGAFRAQGRVLHELSNLGRPVQVLVMAGARGRGVEQLGSATIHRLGFSTAFPKLLAASDLVVGKAGGLTVAEATTLGIPLVIHEPIPGQEEHNALYLERHGAALWARQPDALRVAVLRALDSSEHARMSAASAALGVPDAADRVAATLLRRLGRA, from the coding sequence ATCCACGGGCCGCTGCGTGCCCTGATCCTCTCGGCGTCGTTCGGCAACGGGCACCACCAGGCGAACGACGCGGTCGGCCGGGCGCTGGAGGCCACCGGCACCCCGGTGGAGGCCCACCACACCGACTTCCTGACCTACCTCAGCGCGGCCGAGCGGGCCATCACGGCGGGCACGTACGCCCTGTGGCTGAAACACGCCCCCGGCATGTACCGGGCGTTCTACAACTGGACAGACCGTGAGAACGAGCCCAGCGTCGTGACCGGTTCGTTCCGGGCGCTGGGGTTGCGTGGCCTGCGGCGCGACGTGCAGCGCCTCCGGCCTGAGGTGGTCGTCAGCTCGTATCCCAGTCCCACCGCCCTGGCCGACGCGGCCCGGCGGCAGCTGGGACAGAATTATCTGAACGCCCTGGTGGTCACGGACTACCGTATCCACCACCACTGGGCGCGCCCCGACGCCGATGTGCTGATGGTGCCGACCGCGCAGGCCCGCGAGGAGATGATCCGCTGGCGCATTCCCGAAGAGCGCATCGAGGTCACGGGCATTCCCATCGCCGCCGCGTACCGCGCCCTGATCGGGGCCGACCGCGCCGCGCTGCGGGCCCGCCACAGCCTGTGGGCCGATCAGCCGCTGATCCTGATCTCGGGCGGCGGCACCGGCGCGTTCCGGGCCCAGGGCCGCGTGCTGCACGAGCTGTCGAACCTGGGCCGACCGGTGCAGGTGCTGGTCATGGCCGGAGCACGCGGGCGCGGCGTGGAGCAGCTGGGAAGCGCGACCATCCACCGCCTGGGGTTTTCCACCGCCTTCCCGAAACTGCTGGCCGCGTCCGATCTGGTCGTCGGCAAGGCGGGCGGCCTGACCGTGGCGGAGGCGACCACTCTGGGCATCCCCCTGGTCATCCACGAGCCCATTCCTGGCCAGGAGGAACACAACGCGCTGTACCTGGAACGCCACGGGGCCGCCCTGTGGGCCCGTCAGCCGGACGCCCTGCGCGTCGCGGTGCTGCGTGCCCTGGACAGCAGCGAGCACGCCCGCATGTCGGCAGCCTCGGCAGCGCTGGGCGTACCCGACGCCGCCGACCGCGTGGCCGCCACCCTGCTGCGGCGGCTGGGGCGGGCGTGA
- a CDS encoding MFS transporter, giving the protein MQATATVIAARHAAAIAVAVTAGHFINDAYSAMLTPLTPALQAKYGVSIAAVTLLASVFSLTSSVLQPVLGIVGERLDRRYAAALGPLMTGVGLTLMGFVPWFGALVLLVAVAGLGSGFFHPAGAAYVAQHSPPDRRGLWASLFSAGGTGGMALGPVFAGVGLTHLPWFALIGVVVAAVTFAVTPSGVQKARRVSVAEYVGIFRGPIVWLWAMAVLRSLASMGYNAMLPFILLGRGYGAREVAITLAVFAVASALGGILGGRLSDRHGRTPVLRGAILTTIPFFAALILSSPGDWWFYPLTFLVGAAVNASIPVGVVTAQEYAPGHVAVASSIMMGFSWGFAGLLVFLVGALADVTTPTTAALVALTLLIPSAVIATRLPEPQKADFS; this is encoded by the coding sequence ATGCAGGCCACCGCGACCGTCATCGCCGCCCGCCACGCGGCGGCCATAGCCGTGGCGGTCACGGCCGGACACTTCATCAACGACGCGTACAGCGCCATGCTCACGCCACTGACGCCGGCGCTCCAGGCCAAGTATGGCGTGAGTATCGCCGCCGTCACGCTCCTTGCCAGTGTGTTCAGCCTGACCAGCTCGGTGCTCCAGCCCGTGCTGGGCATCGTCGGGGAGCGCCTCGACCGCCGCTACGCCGCGGCCCTGGGCCCGCTGATGACCGGCGTGGGCCTGACCCTCATGGGCTTCGTGCCGTGGTTCGGGGCGCTGGTGCTGCTCGTCGCCGTGGCCGGGCTGGGCAGCGGGTTCTTCCATCCGGCCGGGGCCGCGTATGTCGCCCAGCACAGCCCACCGGATCGGCGCGGGCTGTGGGCCAGCCTGTTCAGCGCGGGCGGCACCGGCGGGATGGCCCTGGGGCCAGTGTTCGCCGGCGTGGGCCTCACGCATCTGCCATGGTTCGCGCTGATCGGCGTGGTCGTCGCCGCCGTGACCTTCGCCGTCACGCCCAGCGGCGTCCAGAAGGCGCGCCGGGTGTCGGTGGCCGAGTACGTGGGGATCTTCCGAGGGCCGATCGTGTGGCTGTGGGCCATGGCGGTGCTGCGCAGCCTCGCCAGCATGGGCTACAACGCCATGCTGCCGTTCATCCTGCTCGGCCGGGGCTACGGGGCGCGCGAGGTCGCCATCACCCTGGCGGTGTTCGCCGTGGCCAGCGCCCTCGGCGGGATCCTGGGGGGCCGCCTGAGTGACCGTCACGGCCGGACGCCGGTGCTGCGCGGCGCGATCCTGACCACCATTCCCTTCTTCGCCGCGCTGATCCTGTCCAGTCCCGGCGACTGGTGGTTTTACCCGCTCACCTTCCTGGTCGGGGCGGCCGTCAATGCCAGCATTCCCGTCGGGGTGGTCACCGCACAGGAGTACGCGCCCGGCCACGTCGCGGTCGCCAGTTCGATCATGATGGGCTTCTCGTGGGGCTTCGCCGGTCTGCTGGTCTTCCTCGTGGGGGCGCTGGCCGACGTGACGACCCCGACCACCGCCGCCCTGGTGGCGCTGACCCTGCTGATCCCCAGCGCCGTGATCGCCACGAGGTTGCCGGAGCCGCAGAAGGCCGACTTCAGCTGA
- a CDS encoding LLM class flavin-dependent oxidoreductase translates to MTASSPLPLSVLDLVPVPLGMDAAGGVHEALRLAQEAEALGYHRYWVAEHHNMGALASSVPLAVLAAASQVTSTIRLGSGGVMLPNHSPLSVAEGYRLLGALAPGRVDLGLGRAPGTDGRTARALRGAGAMMEEPFERQLSDLIAYGTGEFPAGHPFAGTVAAPAGEGLFPPLWILSSSGHGAHVAAQAGAGLAFAWHINPDTDLARRAADAYRRHFEPSAAFPEPRVIVAASVVTAPTAAEAEEQSLPLGLMFLRLTRGESAPFPTVEEAKAYPYTPQERAVADGMRRRAIIGDPRTVAERLHALAEDTGADELILSVNVPDPALRRRALGLIMDAVQVADRPTALVG, encoded by the coding sequence ATGACTGCTTCCTCTCCCCTGCCGCTGTCCGTTCTCGATCTGGTGCCGGTGCCGCTGGGCATGGACGCGGCGGGGGGCGTGCACGAGGCGCTGCGGCTGGCGCAGGAGGCCGAGGCGCTGGGCTACCACCGCTACTGGGTCGCGGAGCACCACAACATGGGGGCGCTGGCGTCCAGCGTGCCGCTGGCGGTGCTGGCGGCGGCGTCGCAGGTGACCTCGACCATCCGCCTGGGCTCGGGCGGGGTGATGCTCCCGAACCATTCGCCACTGTCGGTGGCGGAGGGCTACCGTCTTCTGGGCGCGCTCGCGCCGGGCCGCGTGGATCTGGGCCTGGGCCGCGCGCCGGGCACGGACGGACGCACGGCGCGGGCGCTGCGGGGCGCGGGGGCCATGATGGAGGAACCCTTCGAGCGGCAGCTGTCCGACCTGATCGCGTACGGCACGGGCGAGTTCCCGGCCGGGCATCCCTTCGCGGGGACGGTGGCGGCCCCGGCGGGCGAGGGGCTGTTCCCGCCGCTGTGGATCCTGAGCAGCAGCGGCCACGGCGCGCACGTGGCCGCGCAGGCGGGGGCGGGGCTGGCGTTCGCGTGGCACATCAACCCGGACACCGACCTGGCGCGGCGGGCGGCGGACGCGTACCGGCGGCATTTCGAGCCCTCGGCGGCGTTCCCGGAGCCGCGGGTGATCGTGGCGGCCAGCGTGGTCACGGCCCCGACCGCGGCCGAGGCCGAGGAGCAGAGCCTGCCGCTGGGCCTGATGTTCCTGCGCCTGACGCGCGGCGAGAGCGCGCCCTTCCCCACCGTGGAGGAGGCGAAGGCGTACCCGTACACCCCGCAGGAGCGGGCGGTGGCCGACGGGATGCGCCGCCGGGCGATCATCGGCGATCCGCGGACGGTGGCGGAGCGTCTGCACGCGCTGGCCGAGGACACCGGGGCCGACGAACTGATCCTGAGCGTGAATGTGCCGGATCCTGCCCTGCGCCGCCGCGCGCTGGGACTGATCATGGATGCCGTGCAGGTGGCCGACCGGCCGACCGCCCTGGTGGGGTAA
- a CDS encoding FAD-binding oxidoreductase yields MTILDLSPGDQTVTVGGDTGLLDVYAALPAGLYPPFPPVELPGGVGGLVARGGFGQTFFFGAEVLGVTFRAPSGRVVRAGGRTVKNVQGYDLTRPFVGSFGALGEALEVTLRLRPGLAFRHVAAPGSLSDVSTTAARFAWEHGGDLHLLHFGHAREVEHALSALPGAREVTERADLRPLFPDGMGVGDGGPLRDGRFGWVNGRDVPAMPALFGKLAASL; encoded by the coding sequence ATGACCATCCTTGACCTCTCGCCCGGCGACCAGACGGTCACGGTCGGCGGCGACACGGGGCTGCTGGACGTGTACGCGGCCCTGCCCGCCGGGCTGTACCCGCCGTTCCCGCCGGTCGAGCTGCCGGGCGGCGTGGGCGGCCTCGTGGCGCGCGGGGGGTTCGGGCAGACGTTCTTCTTCGGGGCGGAGGTGCTGGGCGTGACGTTCCGCGCGCCGTCCGGGCGGGTCGTGCGGGCGGGCGGGCGCACCGTGAAGAACGTGCAGGGCTACGACCTGACCCGGCCCTTCGTGGGCAGTTTCGGCGCGCTGGGCGAGGCCCTGGAGGTCACGTTGCGCCTGCGGCCGGGGCTGGCGTTCCGGCACGTCGCCGCCCCCGGCTCCCTCTCCGACGTGTCCACCACGGCCGCCCGCTTCGCGTGGGAGCACGGCGGCGACCTTCACCTCCTGCACTTCGGCCACGCCCGCGAGGTCGAGCACGCGCTGTCGGCCCTCCCCGGTGCCCGCGAGGTCACGGAACGCGCCGACCTCCGCCCCCTGTTCCCGGATGGGATGGGCGTGGGCGACGGCGGCCCGCTCCGCGACGGGCGCTTCGGCTGGGTGAACGGCAGGGACGTGCCGGCCATGCCCGCGCTGTTCGGGAAGCTGGCGGCGAGCCTGTAG
- a CDS encoding class I SAM-dependent methyltransferase produces MDYDAFADLYDHQYDVYRDDLHFYGGLGERAGGPVLEIGAGTGRVTAFLARRGVDITGLEPSGRMIERGRERAAKENLTLAFKQGDARTFRIDQKFALAIAPFNALMHLYTPNEQLQALENIHAHLTPGAPFAFDLYVPRFGKANTLRHEGETFHTPDGARTDVFLVQRHDKVRQHITTEYHVDTTQPDGTLKRRHYTLTQRYYTRYEVEWLLRFAGFESPRVTGSFQGGPLERGSDVMVFQTRAL; encoded by the coding sequence GTGGACTACGACGCGTTCGCCGACCTCTACGACCACCAGTACGACGTCTACCGTGACGACCTGCACTTCTACGGGGGCCTGGGCGAGCGCGCCGGCGGCCCGGTGCTGGAGATCGGCGCGGGCACGGGGCGCGTCACCGCGTTCCTCGCGCGCCGGGGCGTGGATATCACGGGCCTGGAACCCAGCGGACGCATGATCGAGCGCGGCCGCGAACGTGCCGCAAAGGAGAACCTCACCCTCGCGTTCAAACAGGGCGACGCCCGCACCTTCCGCATTGACCAGAAGTTCGCGCTGGCCATCGCCCCCTTCAACGCGCTGATGCACCTGTACACGCCGAACGAGCAACTCCAGGCCCTCGAGAACATCCACGCGCACCTGACCCCCGGGGCCCCCTTCGCCTTCGACCTGTACGTCCCGCGCTTCGGGAAGGCGAACACCCTGCGGCATGAGGGCGAGACCTTCCACACGCCCGACGGCGCACGCACCGACGTGTTCCTCGTCCAGCGGCACGACAAGGTGCGCCAGCACATCACCACCGAGTACCACGTGGATACGACCCAGCCGGACGGCACCCTCAAGCGCCGGCACTACACCCTGACCCAGCGGTACTACACCCGCTACGAGGTCGAGTGGCTGCTGCGCTTCGCCGGGTTCGAGAGCCCCCGCGTGACCGGCTCCTTCCAGGGCGGCCCGCTGGAACGCGGCAGCGACGTGATGGTCTTCCAGACGCGAGCGCTGTAA
- a CDS encoding polysaccharide deacetylase family protein: MNRRWLALGLTAYIGVPFVLAQWANLGRLRSGRRARLEIALTFDDGPDPATTPAVLDALSDAGMHATFFVLAARAEAHPALIRRMLDEGHEVQAHAVKHVHAWWRSPWGAYRDPGDAARRISAVTGQSVTLHRPPHGAYTLATVLGQRAAGLTGAHWSVEGGDWREGATPDTVQERLLARVMPGDVVVLHDAGPGARVTVPLLPGLLVALRERGYRSVPLSRVDGLTPVDWPALKRRVFIALDRAFDRVGGIRPAGSRADNLFRVGRARFPVGGLTLKDGFRPERGMSGVEFHVNNPVLVDLGPRRSIPRGRQDFRALAHDLKTRPEYADAQVVYCLSALAPLLALVGFETHDLPPADRTRLRRWANVLRRAYGTKDGARPPQLSVLSREAFLKLFG, from the coding sequence GTGAACCGGCGCTGGCTCGCGCTGGGGCTCACGGCCTATATCGGCGTGCCGTTCGTGCTGGCACAGTGGGCGAACCTGGGGCGACTCCGCAGCGGCCGCCGCGCCCGGCTGGAGATCGCCCTGACCTTCGACGACGGCCCCGATCCGGCAACCACGCCGGCCGTGCTGGACGCGCTGAGCGACGCCGGTATGCATGCCACTTTCTTCGTCCTGGCCGCCCGTGCCGAGGCTCACCCGGCGCTGATCCGGCGCATGCTGGACGAGGGCCACGAGGTGCAGGCCCACGCCGTGAAGCACGTGCATGCGTGGTGGCGCTCTCCGTGGGGCGCGTACCGCGATCCCGGCGACGCCGCCCGGCGGATTTCGGCGGTCACGGGCCAGTCCGTGACGCTGCACCGCCCGCCGCACGGCGCCTACACGCTGGCGACCGTGCTGGGCCAGCGGGCGGCGGGCCTGACGGGTGCCCACTGGAGCGTGGAGGGTGGCGACTGGCGGGAAGGCGCCACTCCGGACACCGTGCAGGAGCGCCTGCTGGCCCGCGTGATGCCCGGTGACGTGGTCGTCCTGCACGATGCCGGCCCCGGTGCCCGGGTCACCGTGCCCCTGCTGCCGGGTCTGCTCGTGGCCCTGCGTGAGCGCGGCTACCGCAGCGTGCCCCTGTCGCGCGTGGATGGTCTGACCCCCGTCGACTGGCCCGCCCTGAAACGCCGCGTGTTCATCGCCCTGGATCGCGCCTTCGACCGGGTGGGCGGCATCCGGCCCGCCGGGAGCCGCGCCGACAACCTGTTCCGCGTGGGCCGCGCCCGCTTTCCGGTCGGCGGCCTGACGCTGAAGGACGGCTTCCGGCCCGAGCGGGGCATGTCCGGCGTGGAGTTCCATGTCAATAACCCCGTGCTGGTCGATCTCGGCCCCCGCCGCAGCATTCCGCGTGGGCGTCAGGACTTCCGTGCCCTGGCACATGACCTGAAGACCCGCCCGGAATACGCGGATGCCCAGGTCGTGTACTGCCTGAGTGCCCTGGCTCCGCTGCTGGCGCTGGTGGGCTTCGAGACGCACGACCTGCCGCCCGCCGACCGCACCCGCCTGCGACGCTGGGCCAACGTCCTGCGCCGCGCGTACGGCACGAAGGATGGTGCCCGTCCCCCGCAGCTGAGCGTTCTGAGCAGAGAGGCGTTCCTGAAGCTGTTCGGGTAG
- a CDS encoding LptF/LptG family permease — translation MTRLTRYVTAELIPPLLAGTLLFTAILSFGYFFVSSQWLAGVPVGLIGQWIAFQLPDTLVKVFPMAVVLMTVVAFGRMSTERELIAVQSGGISLGRAARPVAVVALLVTLLSVWLSLWVAPRANVETRGLYWDALTGAGLGQLVGKTVDLGGNLTLAMGGYDPATRRMTGVRLEKWSPDTPRTGTLIFANSGTFEDNRLVLTDYAVFTVDYAAAAALSRVPEGDPAAFRTAVQATFPNVIIPENATDPLMVDTGLSRKQTLAQYADAIGADALGWSELTGTLRDPAATPADRQDARLTLNRKLALPFGNVVLALAALPFALRYGRTLGVSLGIALMIAVAYYLLFFVGLTVAGALPALPEVGAWLANVVFAAAGLLLLRRT, via the coding sequence TTGACCCGCCTGACCCGCTACGTCACCGCCGAGCTGATCCCGCCGCTGCTGGCGGGTACGCTGCTGTTCACGGCCATCCTGAGCTTCGGGTACTTCTTCGTGTCCAGCCAGTGGCTGGCCGGGGTACCGGTGGGCCTGATCGGCCAGTGGATCGCGTTCCAGCTCCCGGACACGCTGGTGAAGGTCTTCCCGATGGCGGTCGTGCTGATGACGGTGGTGGCCTTCGGACGCATGAGCACCGAGCGCGAGCTGATCGCCGTGCAGTCGGGCGGGATCTCGCTGGGCCGCGCCGCCCGGCCGGTCGCTGTGGTCGCCCTGCTGGTCACGCTGCTGAGCGTGTGGCTGAGCCTGTGGGTCGCGCCCCGCGCCAACGTCGAGACACGTGGTCTGTACTGGGATGCCCTGACCGGAGCGGGGCTGGGGCAACTGGTGGGCAAGACCGTGGATCTGGGCGGCAACCTCACGCTGGCGATGGGCGGATACGATCCGGCCACGCGGCGCATGACCGGCGTGCGCCTGGAGAAGTGGTCGCCGGACACACCACGCACCGGCACGCTGATCTTCGCGAACAGCGGCACCTTCGAGGACAACCGTCTGGTGCTCACGGACTACGCGGTGTTCACGGTGGACTACGCCGCCGCCGCCGCCCTGTCGCGCGTGCCCGAGGGTGACCCTGCCGCGTTCCGGACAGCCGTGCAGGCGACCTTCCCCAACGTGATCATCCCCGAGAACGCCACCGATCCCCTGATGGTGGATACCGGCCTGAGCCGCAAGCAGACGCTGGCTCAGTACGCCGACGCGATCGGCGCAGACGCGCTGGGCTGGAGCGAGCTGACGGGTACCCTGCGTGACCCGGCCGCCACCCCGGCCGACCGACAGGACGCCCGCCTGACATTGAACCGCAAGCTGGCCCTGCCCTTCGGCAACGTGGTGCTCGCGCTGGCCGCCCTGCCCTTCGCGCTGCGCTACGGGCGGACGCTGGGCGTCAGCCTGGGCATCGCCCTGATGATCGCGGTCGCGTACTACCTTCTGTTCTTCGTGGGCCTGACCGTGGCCGGTGCGCTGCCCGCGCTGCCGGAAGTGGGGGCGTGGCTCGCTAACGTCGTGTTCGCCGCCGCTGGCCTGCTGCTGCTGAGGCGCACGTGA
- a CDS encoding FAD-binding oxidoreductase has protein sequence MIPEKQALTSTSPVHKPVSGGGSSNALAADLTRALGARKVLSGLSERLNYRYDAIQFGVTPHCVVLPESTADVVAVMRAARAAGVPVVGRGAASGLSGGAAPMVPSVVISFTRMTRLTIDPARREAQAQPGVITLKVSEEARPHGLVYPPDPASFRTSTIGGNLGENAGGPMCFKYGVTGDYVRGLEFVDVDGDVHTLTRDAYDLAGLLIGSEGTLGLISDTTLRLTTPARFTRTLMAHFPEVGQAAEAVSRAIAAGAVPSKLEFMDQACTNAIEDYLHLGLPREAGALLLVDTDGDDLDTVEEERALVELACVAAGGQVRRAATDAEAASLWQARRSVSPALGRIRPQRMNEDIVVPRSVLPEVVREIRALGDASGLTLVQFGHIGDGNLHPNILFNPRTESAEAVHDLAHKIALVAIRHGGVLSGEHGIGTMKRDFMTDAVDPVTLGALRDVKRALDPNGALNPGKILPDEAGEGAHDHP, from the coding sequence ATGATCCCCGAGAAGCAGGCCCTCACCAGCACCTCTCCCGTGCACAAGCCGGTGTCCGGGGGCGGCTCCTCGAACGCGCTGGCCGCCGACCTGACGCGGGCGCTGGGGGCGCGGAAGGTGCTCAGTGGCCTGTCGGAGCGGCTGAACTACCGGTACGACGCGATCCAGTTCGGGGTGACGCCGCACTGCGTGGTGCTGCCGGAGAGCACGGCGGACGTGGTGGCGGTCATGCGGGCGGCGCGGGCGGCGGGCGTGCCGGTCGTGGGGCGCGGCGCGGCGAGCGGCCTGTCGGGCGGCGCGGCTCCCATGGTGCCCAGCGTGGTGATCTCGTTCACGCGCATGACGCGGCTGACCATCGACCCCGCGCGGCGCGAGGCACAGGCCCAGCCGGGCGTGATCACGCTCAAGGTCTCCGAGGAGGCCAGGCCACACGGGCTGGTGTACCCGCCCGATCCCGCCAGCTTCCGCACGAGCACCATCGGCGGGAACCTCGGGGAGAACGCGGGCGGCCCCATGTGCTTCAAGTACGGCGTGACCGGCGACTACGTCAGGGGCCTGGAATTCGTGGACGTGGACGGCGACGTGCACACGCTGACCCGCGACGCCTACGATCTCGCGGGCCTGCTGATCGGCTCCGAGGGCACCCTGGGCCTGATCTCGGACACCACCCTGCGCCTGACCACGCCCGCGCGGTTCACCCGTACCCTGATGGCCCACTTCCCCGAGGTCGGGCAGGCCGCCGAGGCCGTGAGCCGCGCCATCGCGGCGGGCGCGGTGCCGAGCAAGCTGGAGTTCATGGATCAGGCCTGCACGAACGCCATCGAGGACTACCTGCACCTGGGCCTCCCGCGCGAGGCGGGCGCGCTGCTGCTGGTGGACACCGACGGCGACGACCTGGACACCGTCGAGGAGGAACGCGCCCTGGTCGAGCTGGCGTGCGTCGCGGCGGGCGGGCAGGTGCGCCGCGCCGCCACGGACGCCGAGGCCGCGTCGCTGTGGCAGGCGCGGCGCAGCGTGTCGCCGGCGCTGGGCCGCATCCGTCCGCAGCGCATGAACGAGGACATCGTCGTGCCGCGCAGCGTGCTGCCCGAGGTCGTCCGTGAGATCCGCGCGCTGGGCGACGCCTCGGGCCTGACCCTGGTGCAGTTCGGGCACATCGGGGACGGGAACCTGCACCCGAATATCCTCTTCAACCCCCGCACCGAGTCGGCCGAGGCCGTGCACGACCTCGCGCACAAGATCGCCCTCGTCGCCATCCGGCACGGCGGCGTGCTCAGCGGCGAGCACGGCATCGGCACCATGAAACGCGACTTCATGACGGATGCCGTCGATCCCGTCACCCTGGGCGCGCTCCGGGACGTGAAACGCGCCCTCGACCCGAACGGCGCGCTGAACCCCGGCAAGATCCTGCCGGACGAGGCGGGGGAGGGTGCCCATGACCATCCTTGA
- the glcF gene encoding glycolate oxidase subunit GlcF — translation MNNDIPAHVPGGQGEVMAHAVDACVHCGFCLPACPTYALLGDEMDSPRGRIILMKEVLEGGLPLMDAAPHLDRCLGCMGCVTACPSGVPYGELITAFRGWSEPQRTRSPLDRAKRYAILKALPAPKLFSVAARVGQFAKPLAPLLPDALRSPLDLLPEHVPAMQPSAPFTPARGQKRGRVAFLVGCAQQALAPNFNAATLRVLARNGIEVVVPDGQGCCGAAALHTGARDEALNLVRANLNAFNPDDYDAILSNAAGCGAGLKEYPMVLHGEPDEACARAFADKVMDISEYLNALLLDGTLEPMVPASRPLTVAYHDACHLAHAQGVRAAPRALLRHIPGVTVLEVPEGDLCCGSAGTYNLEQPELATQLGQRKARNILSTTPDLIASGNIGCHTQIQSHVRRQGSPVPVMHTVEVLDLAYRGEL, via the coding sequence TTGAACAACGACATTCCCGCGCACGTGCCCGGCGGTCAGGGCGAGGTGATGGCGCACGCTGTGGACGCCTGCGTGCACTGCGGGTTCTGCCTGCCCGCGTGCCCGACGTACGCGCTGCTGGGCGACGAGATGGACAGCCCGCGCGGCCGGATCATCCTGATGAAGGAGGTGCTGGAGGGCGGCCTGCCCCTGATGGACGCCGCCCCGCACCTCGACCGTTGCCTGGGCTGCATGGGCTGCGTGACCGCGTGCCCCAGCGGCGTGCCCTACGGGGAACTGATCACGGCCTTCCGGGGCTGGAGCGAGCCGCAGCGCACACGGTCGCCCCTCGACCGCGCCAAGCGCTACGCGATCCTCAAGGCGCTGCCCGCCCCGAAGCTGTTCAGCGTGGCCGCCCGCGTGGGCCAGTTCGCCAAGCCGCTCGCGCCGCTGCTGCCCGACGCGCTGCGCAGTCCCCTCGACCTGCTGCCCGAACACGTGCCCGCCATGCAGCCCAGCGCGCCCTTCACGCCCGCGCGGGGGCAGAAGCGCGGCCGGGTGGCGTTCCTCGTGGGCTGCGCGCAGCAGGCGCTCGCGCCGAACTTCAACGCCGCGACCCTGCGCGTCCTCGCGCGCAACGGCATCGAGGTCGTCGTGCCGGACGGCCAGGGCTGCTGCGGCGCGGCGGCGCTGCACACGGGCGCGCGGGACGAGGCCCTGAACCTCGTGCGGGCCAACCTGAACGCCTTCAACCCCGACGACTACGACGCGATCCTGTCCAACGCGGCCGGGTGCGGCGCGGGCCTCAAGGAGTACCCCATGGTGCTGCACGGTGAGCCCGACGAGGCCTGCGCCCGCGCGTTCGCGGACAAGGTCATGGACATCAGCGAGTACCTCAACGCCCTGCTGCTCGACGGCACCCTGGAGCCGATGGTGCCCGCCTCGCGCCCCCTGACCGTCGCGTACCACGACGCATGCCACCTCGCCCACGCGCAGGGCGTGCGGGCCGCCCCCCGCGCCCTGCTGCGGCACATCCCCGGCGTGACCGTGCTGGAGGTGCCCGAGGGCGACCTGTGCTGCGGCTCGGCCGGCACGTACAACCTCGAACAGCCGGAACTCGCCACGCAGCTCGGCCAGCGCAAGGCGCGGAACATCCTCTCGACCACGCCCGACCTGATCGCCAGCGGCAACATCGGCTGCCACACCCAGATCCAGAGCCACGTCCGCCGCCAGGGCAGCCCCGTGCCCGTCATGCACACCGTGGAAGTGCTCGATCTGGCGTACCGGGGGGAACTGTGA
- a CDS encoding isoprenylcysteine carboxyl methyltransferase family protein — MKAGPLAPVLVLALAAQRLLELRVARRNERWARAHGAVEYGQAHYPLFFVLHPAWMLSTYLEGRRSAGRVNLPALLALLLAQPLRYWVIRTLGRYWNTRILIVPGGERVTGGPFRYVTHPNYAVVALEIASAPLAVGAWRTALAFTLLNAALLLLIRIPAEERALATYRSAPSSQG; from the coding sequence ATGAAGGCCGGGCCGCTTGCCCCGGTGCTGGTGCTCGCTCTGGCGGCCCAGCGGCTGCTGGAACTGCGGGTGGCCCGCCGCAACGAACGCTGGGCGCGGGCGCACGGCGCGGTGGAATATGGACAGGCCCACTACCCGCTGTTCTTCGTCCTGCACCCGGCGTGGATGCTCTCCACGTATCTGGAGGGGCGGCGCTCGGCCGGGCGGGTGAACCTCCCGGCCCTGCTGGCGCTGCTGCTGGCCCAGCCCCTGCGCTACTGGGTGATCCGCACGCTGGGGCGGTACTGGAACACCCGCATCCTGATCGTGCCGGGTGGGGAACGCGTGACCGGCGGCCCCTTCCGGTACGTGACCCATCCGAATTACGCGGTGGTGGCGCTGGAGATCGCCAGCGCGCCGCTCGCGGTCGGGGCGTGGCGGACGGCCCTGGCCTTCACGCTGCTGAACGCCGCGCTGCTGCTCCTGATCCGTATCCCGGCCGAGGAACGTGCCCTGGCGACCTACCGCAGCGCTCCGTCCTCTCAGGGCTGA